In the Verrucomicrobiota bacterium JB022 genome, one interval contains:
- a CDS encoding TetR/AcrR family transcriptional regulator has protein sequence MDTHDKIVSAAEQLFYRHGFVATGVDRLTQAAGMSSRTLYKHAGSKTALITAVLAERDRRFLSAVKINSVSALFQALEDWVRVEGSRGCLFLRAYGETGGDIPEIAAAVTAHKAHLHEKIQEILAVELGGADNSELADQILILFEGATAAAVYRGVAAVKTGCRMAEALVEQARS, from the coding sequence ATGGACACGCACGACAAAATCGTCTCTGCGGCCGAGCAACTGTTCTACCGGCACGGTTTCGTTGCCACCGGGGTCGACCGCCTGACGCAGGCAGCTGGCATGTCGAGCCGCACGCTCTACAAACACGCGGGCAGCAAGACCGCCCTCATCACGGCAGTTTTGGCCGAGAGGGATCGCCGGTTCCTGAGTGCCGTTAAAATAAACAGCGTGAGCGCTCTTTTTCAGGCGCTGGAAGATTGGGTGCGCGTCGAGGGCAGTCGCGGTTGCCTGTTCCTGCGGGCCTACGGCGAAACGGGCGGCGATATTCCGGAAATCGCAGCAGCCGTCACCGCCCACAAGGCGCACCTCCACGAGAAGATTCAGGAGATTCTGGCGGTGGAGCTTGGCGGTGCTGACAATTCGGAGCTGGCGGACCAGATCCTCATCCTTTTCGAGGGCGCAACGGCGGCTGCCGTCTACCGAGGCGTAGCTGCGGTAAAAACAGGCTGCCGCATGGCAGAAGCCCTGGTGGAGCAGGCAAGATCATGA
- a CDS encoding MFS transporter gives MSRGVYLSVAGFGLIAVCYGFARFAFGLFLPQIDAELSLSPTQSGLISGGSFFGYCIAIVLSAQLTERMGARAVAIGAALVAAVGMVGIATAESPWWLAAAVMFAGSSTGLASPPMAAAVAEVIQPARQAAINTVINSGTSAGVVLSGPAALLVAGQWRLAFAAFAGAALVVGLAVARSVPGATRKGTKTADSASLFTPAIQRLIVASFLLGMSSTAIWSFGSQLVTLRLDWDHVGGGLLWTVIGAAGIAGAAAGALVARFGIDKVHWASLGAMAMGILAVGTSITTPVATFVGGALFGAAYIMLSGVYLVWGVVALPARPATGLMIGFLTLAIGQTVGAPIFGLLMGWLPADAAVIVFAALALGAGSARAGGGARQPSRPAPTGGASTCLDH, from the coding sequence ATGAGCCGCGGGGTTTATTTGAGCGTGGCAGGCTTTGGGCTGATCGCCGTCTGCTACGGGTTTGCCCGTTTTGCCTTCGGCCTGTTTCTGCCCCAGATCGACGCCGAGCTGTCGCTTTCGCCCACTCAGAGCGGGCTGATTTCCGGCGGGTCGTTCTTCGGCTACTGCATCGCGATTGTCCTCTCTGCTCAGTTGACGGAGCGGATGGGCGCGAGGGCGGTGGCGATCGGCGCAGCACTGGTCGCCGCAGTCGGAATGGTGGGCATCGCGACTGCAGAATCGCCGTGGTGGCTCGCGGCTGCCGTAATGTTTGCCGGTTCAAGCACGGGGCTGGCTTCCCCGCCCATGGCGGCGGCTGTGGCCGAGGTCATTCAGCCTGCCCGTCAAGCTGCGATCAATACTGTGATCAACTCCGGCACAAGTGCGGGCGTGGTGCTTTCGGGGCCGGCGGCCCTGTTGGTGGCCGGGCAGTGGCGCCTTGCGTTCGCCGCGTTTGCAGGCGCTGCCCTGGTGGTGGGGCTTGCCGTCGCGCGCAGCGTGCCCGGTGCCACTCGCAAGGGCACAAAGACCGCAGATAGCGCCAGCCTTTTCACCCCTGCGATCCAGCGCCTGATCGTAGCCAGCTTCCTGCTTGGTATGTCCAGCACGGCCATCTGGTCGTTCGGGAGCCAACTCGTCACGCTCCGGCTGGATTGGGACCACGTGGGCGGAGGGCTGCTTTGGACGGTGATCGGCGCGGCGGGGATTGCGGGCGCGGCGGCAGGGGCATTGGTGGCACGTTTCGGTATCGACAAGGTGCACTGGGCCTCGCTGGGGGCTATGGCAATGGGGATCCTCGCCGTGGGCACGAGCATCACGACGCCTGTGGCGACCTTCGTGGGTGGTGCGCTCTTCGGGGCTGCCTACATCATGCTCAGCGGCGTATACCTGGTTTGGGGGGTTGTCGCGCTGCCCGCGCGCCCCGCCACTGGGTTGATGATCGGATTTCTGACGCTGGCCATCGGGCAGACGGTGGGTGCTCCGATCTTTGGCCTTCTGATGGGCTGGCTGCCGGCCGATGCGGCGGTAATCGTGTTCGCCGCGCTTGCCCTTGGCGCGGGCTCCGCGCGGGCGGGTGGGGGTGCCCGCCAGCCATCGCGCCCTGCGCCGACCGGTGGCGCTTCGACCTGCCTTGACCATTAG